The following proteins come from a genomic window of Aequorivita marisscotiae:
- a CDS encoding YdeI/OmpD-associated family protein, which translates to MTNLEKVDAFFKKQSQWKEKLQQLREIMLKTELKEKLKWGKPTYTLNGKLIVGMAEFKNHIALWFHQGVFLKDPHHKLINAQEGVTKALRQWRIEPDDTIDSKIVLEYVEEAIANSKAGKEVKPVRGKSVVIPEILKNAFENDATLKANFQKLTPGKQREYSQYIAEAKREATQQSRLQKSIPMIKKGVGLHDKYKNC; encoded by the coding sequence ATGACCAATTTAGAAAAAGTTGATGCCTTCTTTAAAAAGCAATCCCAATGGAAAGAAAAACTGCAACAGCTTCGTGAAATTATGTTAAAAACGGAACTTAAAGAAAAGCTAAAGTGGGGCAAACCAACATATACGCTTAACGGCAAATTGATAGTTGGTATGGCCGAATTTAAAAACCACATAGCACTGTGGTTTCATCAAGGGGTGTTTTTGAAAGATCCACACCATAAATTAATTAATGCGCAAGAAGGCGTAACCAAAGCCCTTCGGCAATGGCGCATTGAACCGGACGACACGATAGATTCCAAAATTGTTTTGGAATATGTAGAAGAAGCCATTGCCAATTCAAAAGCTGGCAAGGAAGTAAAGCCAGTGCGTGGAAAAAGTGTTGTAATTCCTGAAATTCTAAAAAACGCTTTTGAAAATGATGCTACCTTGAAAGCAAATTTTCAAAAACTTACGCCCGGCAAACAACGTGAGTATTCGCAATATATAGCTGAGGCAAAACGTGAAGCAACGCAACAAAGTAGATTACAAAAAAGTATTCCCATGATTAAAAAAGGGGTTGGGCTTCACGATAAATACAAAAACTGTTAA
- a CDS encoding 2TM domain-containing protein has protein sequence MKKPVDLKIKNARNRVEALKVFYNHIILYCIVNIVLFLVRGEVLQFFQDQNGNKNFIDWVDWNILVVPIFWGIGLLFHAAKVYRYKLKFIKNWEEKQLKKYLKEE, from the coding sequence ATGAAAAAACCTGTTGATTTAAAAATTAAAAATGCTCGAAATAGAGTAGAAGCACTTAAAGTTTTTTACAACCACATAATTTTATATTGCATTGTAAATATAGTTTTGTTTTTAGTTCGCGGAGAAGTTTTACAGTTTTTTCAAGACCAGAATGGCAACAAAAATTTTATAGATTGGGTAGACTGGAATATTTTAGTCGTACCTATTTTTTGGGGAATTGGCTTACTGTTTCACGCCGCAAAAGTATATCGATACAAATTAAAGTTTATAAAAAACTGGGAAGAAAAACAATTGAAAAAATACTTAAAGGAAGAATAA
- a CDS encoding tetratricopeptide repeat protein: MQNVVTYLLIFFTTLIVQGQTDVAVNQAVSPTKYQQGMRKAFQLWQENNSWEAANVFERIAVAEPDNWLPPYYVAQINVINSFTEKDGTKLKAQLDKAQNFINDATAISKDNPDLLVLQAQLYTAWIVFDGQKYGMKYSAKASELYGKALALAPDNPRIILAKAEWDMGGARYFGQSLEPYCKDIQRAIDLFATFKPAGEFYPSYGAERAKQVKAESCN, encoded by the coding sequence ATGCAAAATGTAGTTACTTATTTACTTATCTTTTTTACGACCTTGATTGTGCAAGGACAAACAGATGTTGCAGTTAATCAAGCTGTTTCACCAACCAAATACCAGCAAGGTATGCGAAAAGCTTTTCAGCTTTGGCAGGAAAACAATTCGTGGGAAGCGGCCAACGTGTTTGAACGCATTGCAGTGGCAGAGCCCGACAACTGGTTGCCGCCTTATTATGTGGCGCAAATAAATGTAATAAACAGCTTTACTGAAAAAGATGGAACCAAACTAAAAGCTCAATTAGATAAGGCACAAAATTTTATAAATGATGCTACCGCAATTTCTAAAGACAATCCGGATTTACTGGTTTTACAAGCGCAGTTATACACAGCTTGGATTGTTTTTGACGGACAAAAATACGGCATGAAATATTCGGCAAAAGCTTCCGAATTATACGGTAAAGCATTAGCACTGGCGCCCGATAACCCGCGTATTATATTGGCAAAGGCCGAATGGGATATGGGCGGCGCAAGGTATTTTGGCCAATCGTTAGAACCATATTGTAAAGACATTCAACGGGCGATAGATCTTTTTGCTACCTTTAAACCTGCGGGCGAATTCTACCCTTCGTACGGGGCCGAACGGGCTAAGCAAGTTAAAGCTGAAAGTTGTAACTAA
- a CDS encoding 2TM domain-containing protein — MDFENNDNKYYRAKKRVAEIKKFYTSLMFYIVFICALAGLNYYVNELRNPWFLWAAFGWGIGIFFQAVKAFKWTPFIGKNWEERKLKQFLEEEENSNKNNWT, encoded by the coding sequence ATGGATTTCGAAAATAACGACAACAAATATTACAGAGCAAAAAAGCGGGTGGCGGAAATAAAAAAGTTTTACACCAGCCTTATGTTTTATATTGTTTTTATCTGCGCCTTGGCAGGTTTAAATTATTACGTAAACGAACTGCGCAATCCTTGGTTTTTGTGGGCAGCATTTGGATGGGGAATCGGTATTTTCTTTCAAGCTGTAAAAGCATTTAAATGGACTCCCTTTATAGGTAAAAATTGGGAAGAGCGAAAGCTAAAACAATTTTTGGAGGAAGAAGAAAACAGCAACAAAAACAATTGGACGTAA
- a CDS encoding NAD(P)/FAD-dependent oxidoreductase: MNIPETNLPRIVVIGGGFAGISFIKKLRKAKVQIVLFDRHNYHTFQPLLYQVSTAGLEPDSIAYPLRKIFRNNFDFHFRMAEVENINSETNIISTSIGSLHFDYLVIATGTRTNFFGNENIAQNSMPMKTVPQALNIRSLMLQNIEKADITADERERKRLLNFVIAGAGPTGVELAGALAEFRKGILEHDYPELDEDEMFVHLIEGQDRVLPPMSEEVSAKAHKFLEKLGVQIHLKTFISDYDGQTVTTKDGNKLETATFIWAAGVTGAPVQGIKGEAFVERANRYRVDEFNKIMGYKNIFALGDIALMETEEYPKGHPQVAQPAIQQGKHLGKNFNKMLKDNKMEPFKYFDKGTMATVGRNKAVVDIGKLHFGGAIAWFLWMFVHLWFLVGFRNRVVTFFNWTYSYINYDRAARLIIRPFKQNNT; encoded by the coding sequence ATGAATATTCCCGAAACTAACCTACCGCGAATAGTAGTGATAGGGGGCGGATTTGCTGGCATTTCTTTTATAAAAAAGCTTCGCAAGGCAAAGGTTCAAATTGTACTTTTTGACCGACATAATTACCACACTTTCCAACCTTTACTTTATCAGGTCTCTACTGCGGGGCTCGAGCCCGATTCAATAGCCTATCCGCTTCGTAAGATTTTTAGAAATAACTTCGATTTTCACTTTCGAATGGCGGAAGTTGAAAATATTAATTCAGAAACCAATATCATTTCTACTTCTATTGGTAGCCTGCATTTTGATTATTTAGTAATTGCAACAGGAACGCGTACAAATTTCTTTGGCAATGAAAATATTGCCCAAAACAGTATGCCAATGAAAACAGTGCCACAAGCGCTTAATATTCGAAGTTTAATGCTTCAAAATATAGAGAAAGCAGATATCACCGCCGATGAAAGAGAAAGAAAACGGCTTTTAAATTTTGTTATTGCTGGGGCTGGTCCAACTGGCGTAGAATTAGCTGGAGCTTTGGCCGAATTTAGAAAAGGAATTCTAGAACATGATTATCCCGAACTGGATGAGGACGAAATGTTCGTGCACCTTATTGAAGGTCAAGACAGAGTACTACCCCCCATGAGCGAAGAGGTTTCTGCAAAGGCGCACAAATTTCTCGAAAAACTCGGCGTGCAAATTCATCTAAAAACTTTTATAAGCGATTATGACGGCCAAACCGTTACAACTAAAGATGGCAACAAGCTCGAAACGGCTACATTTATCTGGGCAGCTGGTGTTACTGGAGCACCCGTTCAGGGTATAAAAGGCGAAGCATTTGTAGAAAGAGCCAATCGTTATCGCGTAGACGAATTCAACAAAATAATGGGATATAAAAATATCTTCGCTTTGGGAGATATAGCTCTAATGGAAACCGAGGAATATCCAAAAGGCCATCCGCAGGTTGCGCAGCCCGCGATACAGCAGGGAAAACATTTAGGTAAAAACTTTAATAAAATGCTCAAAGACAATAAAATGGAACCCTTTAAATATTTTGATAAAGGAACCATGGCTACCGTTGGTAGAAATAAAGCGGTGGTAGATATTGGAAAATTGCATTTTGGCGGAGCGATTGCCTGGTTTTTATGGATGTTTGTACACCTTTGGTTTTTAGTGGGATTTAGAAATAGAGTGGTAACATTTTTTAATTGGACTTACAGTTACATAAATTACGATCGAGCAGCACGATTAATAATCAGACCTTTTAAACAAAACAATACATAA
- a CDS encoding lysophospholipid acyltransferase family protein, translated as MSLFKKNTFGHSLFLKLWLIRIAGLLTHRRFKGFNDLQIHGSEIIKTLPEKNVLFVSNHQTYFADVAAMLHVFNASLSGREDSIKNVGYLWKPKLNIYFVAAKETMKAGLLPKILAYAGSISIERTWREKGKEVNKQVKMSDVSNITKALNDGWVITFPQGTTKPWKPIRRGTAHIIKKNKPLVVPIVIDGFRRSFDKKGLRIKKRGILQTMEIKPPLEIDYENDSMEKIVEQLEYAIEQHPSFLKVIPSSVLKSEEELNKERQWRY; from the coding sequence ATGAGTCTCTTTAAGAAAAACACATTTGGGCATTCCCTATTTTTAAAACTCTGGTTAATACGGATTGCTGGTTTATTAACCCACAGAAGGTTTAAAGGGTTTAACGACTTGCAAATACACGGAAGTGAAATTATAAAAACGCTTCCCGAAAAAAATGTGCTTTTTGTAAGTAATCACCAAACTTATTTTGCAGATGTAGCCGCCATGCTTCACGTTTTTAACGCTAGCTTAAGTGGGCGGGAAGACAGTATAAAAAATGTTGGTTATTTGTGGAAACCAAAATTAAACATCTATTTTGTTGCGGCCAAAGAAACTATGAAAGCTGGGCTCTTACCTAAAATTTTGGCTTATGCTGGTTCTATAAGTATAGAGCGTACTTGGCGCGAAAAAGGAAAAGAAGTAAACAAGCAGGTGAAAATGAGTGATGTGAGCAACATTACAAAGGCTTTAAATGATGGATGGGTTATCACTTTCCCGCAAGGAACTACGAAACCTTGGAAACCCATTAGACGCGGAACAGCACATATTATTAAAAAGAATAAACCATTGGTTGTTCCCATTGTAATTGATGGTTTTAGAAGGTCGTTTGATAAAAAGGGGCTACGCATAAAAAAGCGCGGCATCTTGCAGACTATGGAAATAAAACCTCCATTAGAGATTGATTATGAAAACGATTCTATGGAAAAAATCGTTGAGCAATTAGAATATGCTATTGAGCAACATCCGTCTTTTTTAAAAGTAATTCCTTCTTCTGTTTTAAAAAGCGAAGAAGAACTCAATAAAGAACGACAGTGGCGTTATTAA
- a CDS encoding NUDIX hydrolase: protein MDFRDFEKRIVKVTKLELPGELVQFKMAPMERLQEMKRVAKNSDSAKRAGVMSLFYPSENLETRLILILRKTYKGVHSAQVGFPGGKLEKEDKSIQDAALRETEEEVGVSRNTIAVLKQLTEIYIPPSNYFVQPFLGITTEQPRFVPQEEEVEALIEVSLQDFMDDFNVTTQTISTSYAVNLEVPAFKLNGYVVWGATAMMLNEVRELLKKVL from the coding sequence ATGGATTTTCGCGATTTTGAAAAACGGATTGTAAAAGTAACAAAATTGGAACTTCCGGGCGAATTGGTTCAATTTAAAATGGCGCCCATGGAGCGTTTGCAAGAAATGAAACGAGTTGCGAAAAATAGTGATTCCGCAAAGCGCGCCGGGGTAATGTCGCTTTTTTATCCTTCCGAAAATTTAGAAACAAGGCTCATTTTAATTCTTCGTAAAACATACAAAGGTGTACATTCTGCGCAGGTTGGATTTCCAGGGGGAAAGTTAGAAAAGGAGGATAAAAGTATTCAGGATGCCGCTTTGCGCGAAACGGAAGAGGAGGTAGGAGTGTCTAGAAACACTATTGCCGTATTAAAACAACTTACCGAAATTTACATTCCGCCCAGCAACTATTTTGTTCAGCCATTTTTAGGGATAACCACCGAGCAACCAAGGTTTGTGCCCCAAGAAGAAGAGGTTGAAGCATTAATTGAAGTAAGCTTACAAGATTTTATGGACGATTTTAATGTAACCACCCAAACCATATCTACTTCATATGCAGTAAATCTTGAAGTTCCCGCTTTTAAATTAAACGGATATGTAGTTTGGGGGGCTACAGCAATGATGCTCAACGAAGTGCGCGAATTGCTTAAAAAAGTTCTGTAA
- a CDS encoding adenylate/guanylate cyclase domain-containing protein has product MFFYEFITLKSNGVLSSSYDLYSAVMANLIVAVSAGLIGGIVTVNLMERWLRRLVFWKALLYLIIAYTITAFLVGSLGALYIKSSDLGVPFYTFQVLQETLFFFGSWLFIKNYVIWLFIVLVTLIVLMVNDKYGPGVFPDYLLGKYFRPKHERRIFMFADIKNATGIAESLGEEKYFNFLKDFFRHIAPAIVQTRGEVYQYVGDEVVVSWKMKWGLKHGNAVQCFYSMKKIIAYKTPKYLKRYGIIPEFKVGLHYGTVMVGEIGQIKRDIAFSGDVLNTTSRIQTMCNELDVEILASKQFADIAYKLPKGVVKKELGKEKLRGKSEEIELVTYLKK; this is encoded by the coding sequence ATGTTTTTTTATGAATTCATCACGCTAAAAAGTAACGGTGTACTAAGTTCTAGCTACGATTTATATTCGGCAGTAATGGCCAATTTAATAGTTGCTGTTTCCGCAGGTCTCATTGGGGGCATAGTAACGGTAAACCTGATGGAACGCTGGCTTCGGCGTTTGGTTTTTTGGAAAGCCCTACTCTATTTAATAATTGCGTATACAATAACCGCCTTTCTTGTGGGCTCTCTTGGCGCATTATACATTAAAAGCAGCGATTTAGGCGTTCCTTTTTATACGTTTCAAGTACTTCAGGAAACACTCTTTTTCTTCGGTTCCTGGTTGTTTATAAAAAATTACGTTATTTGGCTTTTTATCGTTTTGGTAACCTTAATTGTTTTAATGGTCAACGATAAATATGGCCCAGGGGTTTTTCCTGATTATCTCTTGGGAAAGTATTTTAGACCCAAGCACGAACGCCGAATTTTTATGTTTGCAGATATTAAAAATGCCACGGGTATTGCCGAAAGTTTGGGCGAAGAAAAATATTTTAATTTTTTGAAGGATTTTTTTAGACATATAGCGCCCGCAATTGTACAAACCCGAGGTGAAGTTTATCAATATGTCGGGGACGAAGTAGTTGTGTCTTGGAAAATGAAATGGGGTCTTAAACACGGAAATGCCGTGCAATGCTTCTATAGTATGAAAAAGATAATTGCCTATAAAACACCTAAATACTTAAAACGATACGGCATAATTCCTGAGTTTAAGGTTGGCCTACATTACGGAACCGTAATGGTTGGAGAAATAGGACAGATAAAACGCGACATTGCTTTTTCGGGCGATGTTTTAAACACTACATCGCGCATTCAGACAATGTGTAACGAACTGGATGTTGAAATATTAGCTTCAAAACAGTTTGCAGATATTGCCTACAAACTACCCAAAGGCGTGGTGAAAAAAGAGCTGGGAAAAGAAAAACTACGGGGCAAAAGCGAAGAAATTGAATTGGTTACCTACTTAAAAAAATAA
- a CDS encoding TonB-dependent receptor: protein MKISIITFIFLAFPSIFFGQSLISGTVLDSKGTPIFGANVYLEGAYDGNTTDEHGKFIFETFETGVQTLAVSYISFEASKTISDVSKMQDLKIILREDVNSLETVTISAGSFSAGDNSKISVLKPLDIVTTANALGDFVGALQTLPGTTTVAEDGRLFVRGGDADETQIFIDEIRVFTPYSPTTNNVPTRGRYSPFLFDGISFSTGGYSAEYGQALSSVLLLNTIDEPAQEKTDISIMTVGGGLGHTEKWKNSSLSLNATYINMAPYMAVFPDRNDWTKPFKTTAGEAVFRQRIGDGLLKVYGAFDASNFELTQEDINNPMGTRFKLNNKNFYTNASYSKMLNNNWTIFGGGSYTLGNTKLGIDETAIKDVENSAHIKLKLKKRFNNRFILNFGAEQLTTDFNENYKVTDFDTKVGFNNTIWAAFTEADIIFSRKLALKLGLRGEYSNLFKEYTVSPRASFAFKTGKNSQLSLAYGDFFQQPESEVLKFDHSLKAQHTQHYILNYQYAAKNRIFRAEIYRKQYDKLVTYNDEFPDNNSTFKSDGNGYAQGLDLFWRDNESLNNIDYWVSYSYLDTQRKYKNYPVKATPNFANTHNLSVVAKYWIDNWKSQIGFSYQYGSGRSYTDLNTSGFLQNKTKSYNSLSLNWAYLISQQQILYVSVNNVLATKNVNGYQYANTPDANGTFARRELLPAADQFFFVGFFWTISDDGKDNQLDNL, encoded by the coding sequence ATGAAAATTTCAATTATCACTTTTATATTTCTTGCTTTTCCCAGTATATTTTTTGGACAAAGTCTTATTTCGGGAACCGTTTTAGATTCAAAAGGAACGCCAATTTTTGGTGCGAACGTTTATTTGGAAGGTGCGTACGATGGCAACACTACTGACGAGCATGGTAAATTTATCTTTGAAACTTTCGAAACGGGCGTACAAACCTTGGCTGTTTCATATATATCATTTGAAGCTTCAAAAACAATAAGCGACGTTTCAAAAATGCAGGATCTTAAAATAATACTCCGCGAGGACGTTAATTCTTTAGAAACCGTAACTATTTCGGCAGGCTCCTTTTCGGCGGGGGATAACAGCAAAATTTCGGTTTTAAAACCTTTAGACATTGTAACTACGGCAAATGCCTTGGGCGATTTTGTAGGAGCATTGCAAACGCTGCCCGGAACTACGACCGTTGCAGAAGATGGCCGACTCTTTGTTCGTGGGGGCGATGCAGACGAAACTCAAATTTTTATTGACGAAATTCGCGTTTTTACACCCTATTCGCCAACCACAAACAACGTTCCTACACGCGGTCGCTACAGTCCTTTTTTGTTTGATGGTATCTCCTTTTCTACCGGTGGGTATTCTGCTGAATACGGGCAGGCACTTTCCTCGGTTTTACTTTTAAATACCATTGACGAACCTGCGCAAGAAAAAACAGATATTTCTATTATGACTGTGGGTGGTGGATTGGGCCATACCGAAAAGTGGAAGAATAGTTCGTTAAGCCTGAATGCCACATATATAAATATGGCGCCTTATATGGCAGTCTTTCCCGATAGAAATGATTGGACCAAACCTTTTAAAACCACTGCAGGTGAAGCCGTTTTTCGGCAGCGAATAGGCGATGGGCTTTTAAAAGTATACGGCGCTTTTGATGCTTCCAATTTTGAACTTACACAAGAAGATATCAATAACCCAATGGGCACACGATTTAAACTGAACAATAAAAACTTTTATACGAATGCCAGTTATTCTAAAATGTTAAACAATAATTGGACAATTTTTGGCGGAGGAAGTTATACCCTCGGAAATACTAAACTTGGCATTGATGAAACTGCCATTAAAGATGTTGAAAACTCAGCCCACATAAAATTGAAATTAAAAAAACGCTTCAACAACCGCTTTATCTTGAATTTTGGTGCCGAACAACTTACGACCGATTTTAACGAAAACTATAAGGTGACAGATTTTGATACAAAAGTAGGTTTTAACAATACTATTTGGGCGGCTTTTACCGAAGCCGATATTATTTTTTCGCGAAAGCTTGCATTAAAACTGGGACTTCGAGGGGAATATAGCAATTTGTTCAAAGAATATACCGTATCGCCACGTGCATCTTTTGCCTTTAAAACCGGTAAAAACAGCCAGCTTTCCTTGGCCTACGGCGATTTCTTTCAGCAACCTGAGAGCGAGGTGTTAAAATTCGATCATTCACTAAAAGCGCAGCATACCCAGCACTATATTTTGAATTATCAATACGCCGCAAAAAACAGAATCTTCCGAGCAGAAATTTATAGGAAACAATACGATAAGCTTGTAACCTACAATGACGAATTTCCTGATAACAATAGCACTTTTAAAAGTGATGGGAATGGGTATGCGCAAGGGCTGGACTTATTTTGGCGCGATAATGAAAGTTTAAACAATATAGATTATTGGGTGAGCTATTCATATTTAGATACCCAGCGTAAATATAAAAATTACCCCGTTAAAGCTACGCCCAACTTCGCAAATACCCATAACCTTTCGGTCGTGGCAAAATACTGGATTGACAATTGGAAAAGTCAAATAGGTTTTAGTTATCAATACGGTAGTGGTCGGTCATACACAGATTTAAACACATCTGGTTTTCTTCAAAATAAGACTAAGAGTTATAACAGTCTAAGTTTAAACTGGGCGTATTTAATATCGCAGCAACAAATACTTTACGTGTCGGTAAACAATGTTTTGGCCACTAAGAATGTAAATGGCTACCAATATGCAAATACCCCGGATGCCAACGGAACTTTTGCAAGGAGGGAATTACTGCCAGCGGCAGACCAATTCTTTTTTGTTGGTTTTTTCTGGACCATTAGTGATGACGGAAAAGACAATCAGTTAGATAATTTATAA
- a CDS encoding 2TM domain-containing protein — METQKSLAYLRAKKKVETLKEFYSHLLVYILINTGIILVSANVFNAHEIDFKDWSNYITAIFWGIGLLFHAVYVWYILKFNNNFLKRWEEKKMKQFLDDDL; from the coding sequence ATGGAAACTCAAAAAAGTCTTGCCTATTTAAGAGCAAAGAAAAAGGTAGAAACATTAAAAGAATTTTACAGCCATTTGTTGGTGTATATTTTAATTAATACCGGAATTATTCTTGTTTCGGCAAATGTTTTTAATGCACATGAAATAGATTTTAAAGATTGGAGCAACTATATAACGGCGATTTTTTGGGGCATTGGTTTGCTATTTCACGCGGTGTACGTTTGGTACATTCTCAAGTTTAATAACAATTTCTTAAAACGCTGGGAAGAAAAAAAAATGAAACAATTTCTGGATGATGATCTTTAG
- a CDS encoding RNA polymerase sigma factor, whose protein sequence is MNKELEHSFVTQLEENQNIVHKICRLYTNDQDAHNDLFQEITIQLWRAYPKFRGDAKFSTWMYRVALNTAITLYRKSKRTIKTQDFEGVSFKISAIPYDDTTEQQLKLMYRAVKNLNDIDKALVFLYLEDKNYREISETLGITEVNARVKMNRIKEKLRTILNP, encoded by the coding sequence TTGAACAAAGAACTTGAACATAGTTTTGTAACCCAATTGGAGGAGAACCAAAACATTGTACATAAAATCTGTAGGTTATACACAAATGATCAGGACGCACATAACGACCTGTTTCAAGAAATAACCATACAATTATGGCGCGCATACCCCAAATTTAGAGGCGATGCTAAGTTTAGTACTTGGATGTACCGTGTGGCACTGAATACCGCGATTACCCTATACCGAAAATCGAAACGCACAATTAAAACACAGGATTTTGAAGGAGTTAGTTTTAAAATTTCTGCTATACCCTACGACGATACTACAGAACAACAACTTAAATTAATGTACCGCGCAGTTAAAAATTTAAATGACATTGACAAAGCCTTGGTTTTTCTTTATTTGGAAGACAAAAATTATAGAGAAATTTCTGAAACTTTAGGTATAACCGAAGTAAATGCACGTGTAAAAATGAACAGAATAAAGGAAAAATTACGAACTATTTTAAATCCGTAA
- a CDS encoding 2TM domain-containing protein yields MRILKDLGKAFSVGSLVFIILGVIQYINGYEFTSTAELIKLFLYNQLYAVVLYLANARYFGFLLKKFPGEVFKAKNLLKGIFGGIIVTLLGIFFIRILTEVILEGRNFSAFIAAEKMQYYYISFIISVVVTALFYTFYYYRNKQQTIVTQQKIIAGTASAKFDALKNQLDPHFLFNSLNVLTSLIEENPEAATRFTTSLSKVYRYVLEQKSKELVTLEEELNFAKLYMSLLAVRFEDSIVFSVPERLDNPQAKVVPLSLQLLLENAVKHNQVMPSKKLFITITEENGSLIVANNSQPKQVLKESTGVGLRNIRDRYSLLTERPVTINTDHKEFRISIPILGENIKIMNSSDTFISEKKYRLAKKQVEKLKGFYLHLTIYLLFVPVFIYLNYISRAGFPWALFPICGWGFGILGHASETFNYNPFFGRNWEERKIRELMDKDE; encoded by the coding sequence ATGCGAATTTTAAAAGACCTGGGTAAAGCATTTTCCGTTGGATCGTTAGTATTTATTATACTTGGCGTAATTCAATACATAAATGGCTACGAGTTTACGAGCACTGCAGAATTAATAAAATTATTTCTTTACAATCAATTGTACGCTGTGGTGTTATATCTGGCGAATGCGCGCTATTTTGGATTTTTACTGAAAAAGTTTCCAGGTGAAGTATTTAAAGCAAAGAATCTTTTAAAGGGAATTTTCGGTGGAATTATTGTTACCCTATTGGGCATCTTTTTTATTCGCATATTAACGGAAGTAATTCTGGAGGGACGCAACTTTTCAGCATTTATTGCTGCAGAAAAAATGCAGTACTATTATATATCATTTATTATTTCGGTAGTAGTTACGGCGTTGTTTTACACCTTTTATTATTACAGAAACAAACAACAAACCATTGTTACCCAACAAAAGATTATCGCTGGAACGGCTTCGGCCAAATTTGATGCGCTTAAAAATCAATTAGATCCACATTTTCTTTTTAACAGTTTAAATGTACTAACCAGTTTAATTGAAGAAAATCCGGAGGCTGCAACGCGGTTTACTACTTCGCTATCAAAGGTGTATCGTTATGTTTTGGAGCAAAAAAGTAAGGAACTGGTAACCCTGGAGGAAGAATTGAATTTTGCTAAACTTTATATGTCGCTTTTAGCTGTTCGGTTTGAAGACAGCATTGTTTTTTCTGTGCCCGAACGGTTAGATAATCCACAGGCTAAAGTAGTGCCGTTGTCGCTTCAGCTTTTGTTGGAAAACGCGGTAAAGCACAATCAGGTTATGCCTTCAAAAAAACTATTTATTACCATTACCGAAGAAAACGGTAGTTTAATTGTAGCTAATAACAGCCAGCCGAAACAGGTTTTAAAAGAAAGCACTGGCGTTGGTTTGCGAAACATTCGCGATAGATATTCGCTCTTAACCGAGCGTCCGGTTACAATAAATACAGACCATAAGGAATTTCGTATTTCAATCCCTATTTTGGGAGAAAACATTAAAATTATGAACTCATCAGATACTTTTATTTCAGAAAAAAAATACAGGCTTGCCAAAAAGCAGGTTGAAAAATTGAAAGGTTTTTATTTGCACTTAACAATTTACCTACTCTTCGTTCCAGTTTTTATATACTTAAATTATATATCGAGAGCTGGATTTCCGTGGGCGTTGTTCCCTATTTGTGGTTGGGGGTTCGGAATCTTGGGCCATGCATCCGAAACCTTTAATTACAATCCATTTTTCGGAAGAAATTGGGAAGAACGAAAGATTCGCGAATTAATGGATAAAGATGAATAA